Proteins encoded together in one Vigna angularis cultivar LongXiaoDou No.4 chromosome 5, ASM1680809v1, whole genome shotgun sequence window:
- the LOC108339334 gene encoding bZIP transcription factor 11 has translation MASSSGTCSGSSSLLQNSGSEEDLQAVMDQRKRKRMTSNRESARRSRMRKQKHLDDLVTQVAQLRKENQQILTTVNITTQQFLSVEAENSVLRAQVGELSHRLESLNEIIELWLCVRRRGEDEVGIPTVPFL, from the coding sequence ATGGCTTCCTCAAGCGGAACATGTTCGGGTTCATCCTCTCTGCTTCAGAACTCAGGTTCTGAGGAGGACTTGCAAGCGGTAATGGAtcagagaaagaggaagagaatgACATCGAATCGCGAATCTGCACGGCGATCTCGCATGAGGAAGCAGAAGCACTTGGACGATCTGGTTACCCAAGTGGCTCAGCTGAGAAAGGAGAATCAGCAGATACTCACCACCGTCAACATCACCACGCAGCAGTTCTTGAGCGTTGAGGCTGAGAACTCGGTGCTCCGGGCTCAGGTGGGTGAGCTGAGCCATCGGTTAGAGTCTCTGAACGAGATCATCGAACTCTGGTTGTGTGTGAGAAGGAGAGGGGAAGATGAAGTGGGAATTCCCACTGTGCCCTTTCTCTAA